The genomic region TAGAATTGGAAAGTTCAAATGCTGGGGCTCTAAGCTTTTTTAAAGTAAAAATTAAAGAAACTTCACTTGCTGAATTAGACCCCAAAACACCAGAACTCTCAAATTTCACAGAAGTTTATAACAGCAACTGCACTTTCAATAGTGGAGCTAATAAAATTATTTTTTCAAGCCCTTTTGTTTGGAACGGAACTGACAATCTAATTATAGAATTTTCATTTACAAACTCTGAACCTACAAACTCCATACAGTTGAGTGCAGAAAACGCTTCTAATAATGGGTTGATTGCAAATAATGGCTATGCTGTGGATTTATCTAATAACGCTTCTATTGAAGTTCCTGTTGATGCCATATCATCTATTTCTGATGAAATTACAATATCCTTTTGGGTATTTGGATATCCAGAATTATTACCCTCTAACACATGGACCGTTGATGCCATTAAAACAGATGGCGTAAGAGCCTTTAATGTTCACTTACCTTGGAGTGATAGTAATGTGTATTTTGACTGTGGTAGTGAAAATTCTGATTTTGATAGAATTTATAAATCTGCAAATGTCGATGAATTGGAGGGGCAATGGAACCATTGGGCTTTTACAAAAAACACCAATTCTGGAGAAATGAAAATTTATCTCAACGGAAGCCTATGGCATAGCGGAACAGGTAAGACAAAACCAATAGATATAAGTTCTATGAAAATCAAAGGGTATAAAGGGATAATGGATGAGGTTAGAATATGGGACAAAGAATTATCACAAACTGAAATCAGTGAATGGAAAAGCATTTCATTAAATAATAGTCATCCAAATTATAGTAATCTGGTTGCTTATTATAAAATGGATGAAGGCTCAGACACTTTGTTAAATGATCTTTCAACTAATAATTTAGTTGCTAATTCTTCTAGCCCATATTTTTGGAAAAAAACACGAGGAAAATCACTAAGTCGTTTTTTCAAGTCCAGCTCAAAGCGTCCTAAATTAACATTATTCAGAGGAGATTATACTCTAAACGTTAACTCAACTACGGTTACTGACTCAGTTTTAATAGAACCACATCTTGTGCAAGAATATAACATTAACCCAAACCCTGGAACGCTAGAAGATGATGAAGTAAATACCGTCTTCGAAAATTCATATTGGGGATTAGAATCAAAAACATTTAATGGGGAAACTGGTCAAGAAATTTCATCCACATCAGTAAATAGCGAAGGCACAATTACAATTAATCAATTAGAATATTATAGACGATGGCCAGCAAAAATTGAAATTATGTCTTTCGTTACACCCTATGGCTTAGGGCTTAATTTAGGTCCTACAGGAAAAACTTGGACTTTTGATATGACTGACTTCTTGCCTGTTTTTAATGGTAAAAAAAGAATGACAATGGAAAGAGGGGGGCAATGGATGGAAGACATGGATATTAAGTTTTTATTTATTTTAGGTACACCACCAAGAGACGTTATCGGCTTTAATCAGTTATGGCGACCTGTAAGCAGATCGTATAGCTCTTTAGAAAGTGACCGTTACTTTGCTCCTAGAGATATCAAACTCAATACCAACGCCAAATACTATAAGATACGTTCAGCCATCACTGGTCATGGGCAGGAAGGCGAATTCATTCCTAGACAACACTACATAAACATTAATGGCGGAGCAACGGAATTCAATTGGCAAGTATGGAAAGAATGTGCAGAAAACCCTATCTACCCTCAAGGAGGAACATGGATTTATGACCGAGCAGGATGGTGTCCAGGGGCTCCTACAGATGTAAAACATTACGATATTACTGAACTTGTCGGTAATAACTCAACAGTATCAATTGATTATGGTGTATTGAACGCTAGTGGAACATCAAACTATATTATCAATAACCAGTTAATCACATACGGTGAAATAAACCATGATTTAGACGCTTCTGTTGTTGAAGTCAGAGAACCATCCAATAGAGTTGAATTTAGTAGGTATAATTCAATATGTCATACTCCTAAGGTAGTGATTAAAAATACAGGTAAAACGACCTTAACGACATTAGTTATTAAGTATTGGATTAATAATGCTACAAGTCCGCAAAGTTATAATTGGACTGGTAGTCTTGATTTTAACGAGACTGAAACAGTAAGTTTACCTTCTCCACTATCACTTTGGCTTACTGTTAACCCTTCAAATAATGTTTTTCATGTTGAAGTAAGTTCACCAAATGGAAGTGCCGACGAGTATGAACACAATAACTTATACCATTCTGAATTCGAAATTCCAGATGTATTACCCGAAGAAATTGTCATTTACTTCAAAACAAATAATGTTGGAAGTGAGAGTAGCTATAAAATAATTGACAATGAAGGAAATAGTGTATTCTCAAGAAGTGGATTGGGTAATAACACCACTTACCGAGATACTATTCAACTAGAATACGGCTGCTATACATTTAGAGTTGATGACTCTGATGATGATGGAATCGACTTTTGGGCAAACAATAATGGTGTGGGTGCGTGTCGAATTTTTAAGCCTGGATCTGGTTTAATTAAGAATTTCGATGGTGATTTTGGTGATAACATTAATTTCAACTTTACAGTAGGGTCTCCTCTTAAATATGAAGATTTTTATGAGACTTCTAGGCTTAGCATTTACCCTAACCCTGCTAATGATATATTTTTTGTTGAAGGAGAAGAAGTGGAGAATGCTGAAATTAATATTCTAGATTCACAAGGAAGAGAAGTCAATTTAAGCCATTCAACATCTAAAAATAAATTATCATATGATTCTGGAAAATTACCAAATGGAATATATCTCATTCAAATAATTGGTGACAAAATCAATGAAACAAAACGTTTAATTATTGATTAATTTTTTTAACATTAAATCAGTTGAAAAAAGCACCAAAATTGGTGCTTTTTTCAATTTGGATTCATAAGAATACGAAATTGACTAATGTCAATTGATTATTATTTTATTAACTTTGAATAAGGTATAAAAATCTAAAACAATACATTATGAAGAAAATATTATCAATTTTAACTCTAACATCTATCGCTTTATTCACTTTTAATTCATGTGAAAAAGAAACTGAAGTAATCGTTCTTCCTTCAACTATTAGCCCTACACCTACAAGTGAGATAAATAAATTTTTTGAAGACAATCTTGAAAACGCCACGCAAACAGTTAATATAAACCCGTCAACAAGTCAAACATTTACTAGTAACAAAGGGATTACCTACACATTTAACACATATACTTTTGTTAATTCATCAGGTGTTGCTGTAAGTGGAAATATCGATATTGAGTTAATAGAGGCTTTGACAAAAAAAGAAATGATGTTGATGAATAGGCCAACGTTTACACATAGTGGCGACCTCTTAGTATCTGGCGGTATTGTGTACTTAAATGCCACTCAAAATGGTCAGCAACTAAGTATTGATGATAACAACCCTGTATCAGTTAGCATACCTACTAACTCATATGTTTCAATGGATTTCTTTGACGGAAGCTTTAATAATGAAGGCGGATTTGGTTGGGATGAAAGTGTAGACGATACTGTGATAACCAACACCAATGCCAACGATAGCACAGGTCAAGAATCTTGGTTTAGTTTTGATTTTGAAATCGACTCTATTGGCTGGATAAACTGCGATTATTTTTACAATTCTGGCGATCCACTCACACAAGTTCAAGTGGTTTTACCTGACACTTTCAATGGAGACAATTCGGCTGTATTCATCTATTACGATGATATAAACTCGGTAGCAAGCCTTAGTGATTATGATACTGATGGCACCTTTGATTTAGGAGCTAATTATTCTACCCCTGTAGGAATGGATGTCAGTTTTGTAGTAATTTCTGAATCAAACGGTAGTTATTTTTATGCTCTTGTAAACGCAACTATTGCTCTAGACCATATTGAAATTATTGGCTCTATGACTGAAGTAACTGAAGCAGAATTGGAAATTATTCTAAATAATCTTTAGAAAATTTTAGAATTGTATTTTTTAGGGTGTTTTGCATGAACATTTTTATAAATGTCTTCAATGCTCTTTAAATCTTTTTCAATTTCACCCTCTGGCAAAAACATCGTTTTTACACCGGCTTCTTTGTTCTTGTAGTCTAAATATGAAATAGCTATAGGAATATTTGCCCCTACTGCAATGTGATAGAAACCCAACTTCCAAGCATCTACTTTAGAACGACTACCCTCAGGAGCTAACCCTAAAACTAGTTCATCGCTTTTATTGAACAAATCAATAGCAAAGGATACTAAATTATTGTGCCTACTTCTATCGACAGGAATACCCCCCATCAAAGTAAAAATCCATCCATAAGGAAATTTAAACAGCTGGCTTTTACCTAAGAATTTTGCTTCAATACCTAATATATATCCAAAGCATCTACCAATGATAAAGTCCCAGTTACTGGTGTGAGGGGCAAGTATAATGACATACTTTTTTACTGATGGAATATCACCAACGATTTTCCATCCCATAATTTTTAAAATAGCATGTGATATTACCTTCTTCATAAATGGTATTAATTGAAAAAATCCTTTTTAAAGTTAATCAAAAATAATCTTTTTGTTGTTCTTGTCATAGCAGTATACAACCATCTAAAATATTCTTTATTTAACATATCATCAATAAAATAACCTTGTTCAACAAAAACATTCTCCCATTGCCCCCCTTGGGATTTATGACATGTAATAGCATATGCAAACTTTACCTGAAGGGCATTAAAAAATGGGTTCAATTTAATTTCTTTATTGCGTTTTGCTTTTTGAGGAATATCGTTGTAGTCTTTCGACACCTCATCATACAATGCTTTATATTCTTCATAAGTCATAGCGGGACTCTCAGAAGTCAATGTATCTAACATTACCACACATTCGATATAATCTTCGTCAGGATAGTCAACAAGTCTTGCTGAAATACGGGCAAAACGACGATTGTAAAGTTCATTAATTTCATAAATCCGCATCACTTCAATAGTGTCTCCATTAGCAATAAAACCAGCTTTACTGCCTTCTGGTAACCAGAAATAATTATTTCTCACAACCATTAGAAAATCACCTGAGGAAATCTCTTCTTCATGTCCTCTTATTCGCAAACGAATTTGTTGATTGTATAGGTTGGCGCGTTTATTCGAACGACATATTACAACAGTTCCTTCAACACCAGAGGTTGAATAAGCATCTTCTAAAGCATCCTGAATATCCATTCCAACATCTAAGCGCAAAACATCATCATCGCAACTAATTTTTGGATATGAAGTTTCATCTTTTGTAATAGTGTTTCTTAAGTCTGTAGCATTTTTCAATACTAAAGAAGATGACTTTTGCCTGACAACCTGAGTAAGCTCGGCACTATATACATCTTTTCTATATTTAACCCCTAGAAGATTGTGATCTAAGGCTGGGCTTATATCTAAATGTACAGGGGGTAATTGAGCGGTATCGCCCACAAAAATCAACTTACACATTAGACCTGAATAGACGTAGTCGATCAAATCATCTAACAATACTCTTCCACTAAACCCTTTATCATTCACATCAGGAATCATCGAGGCTTCATCTACAATAAAAATTGTATTTGTATGCTTATTCTCTTGTAAAGCTACGTATGAATTACCTTGAGAATTGGTTCGAATCCAATATATTTTTTTGTGTATAGTGAATGCTGATTTTTTAGAATAAGTCGAAAGGACTTTAGCAGCTCTGCCTGTAGGCGCTAAAAGCACTACTTTCTTGCCGACTGACCACAAACTATTTATAAGTGAGCTTATTAAGGTCGTTTTTCCTGTACCTGCATACCCTTTTAGAAGAAAAAGGCTGTTGGAGCTAGATTCTTCAACAAATTCAGATAATTGATTAACCACTTCAGACTGTTGAGTAGTAAGATCGTGCTTAAAATTTTTAACGAGTAATTGCTGAAGTTTATTTGTATTCATTAGAGAATTGAAGTAGAGCCAAATTTACCATAATATACTCAAAAAAATTGTAGATTTGCGTGTATTAACTTTTATTCGAAAAATCATGAATACAAAAACAATTAAACTTTTATTATGGCCAGTAATAATCATTTTAGCTTGGTTAGTATACAGAAGTCCAATTAGTTTAAAGGAATTTCAAGAAGTTGCTGATTTCAGGAAGTCTGCAGTAATTCAAGATTTAAAGGATATTAGAACAGCTCAAATCGCTTTTAAAGACAAATATAGAGTTTATGCTGGTGATTTTAATACGCTCATAAGCTTTGTGAAAAATGATTCACTAGTTTTGATTAAAGCCATCGGTGAAGTTCCAGATTCACTAACTGAAGATCAAGCACTAAAGGCTGGAATAATTAGTAGAGATACTGTTTTTGTCCCTGCATACGAATCCATTTTTAGTGACGATTATTTATCTACTCGTGATAACCGTTTTACTTTCAACTTAGATGAACTCTCCTCAGTTCCTTTTTCAGAAGAAACTTTTTCTATCGAATCAGGTAACATTGAAAAAGGTAAAGTAGTCGTTCAAGTATTTGAAGTTTCAACTAATTACGCAACCTTTCTGAATGGCTTAGACGCTTCCAATAAGGGTATTGACCTTGAAAAAACCATTAGAGTTGGATCAATGTCAGATGCGTCTATCAACGGAAATTGGGGTGAATAATCCAGCTTTTTCATCATTTGACCTAAAAGCATTAGAACTACATTCTTTACCCCAAGAGTGTCACATATCAATTCAAATTGGACTCAACGGCCTCTCCTACTGCATTAGGAATGACAAGGAAATTTTAGGCATTGAATCTTACGAACAATCCCTCTCTCAAATAGAAAAAATTTTTAAAGAAAATAACTGGCTATCTAAAAGATATGTCTCTTCTATTATTAGTATTACAACCAAGAAAAGCACATTAGTTCCTTCAACAATTTTTTCAAACGAGTATAGAAAAGACCTATTGAAGCTCAACCATAGGAAAATAGAGGAACTGGATATTCTCACAGATGAAATCAGTATTCTTGATAGCCATTGTGTTTACGGGATTTCCAAAGCTGAACAAGATATAATTACAACCCATCTGCCCAGCTCAAAAGTAAAACACTTTTCTAGTAGATACATTCCCCATTTACTCTCTGAAAATAAAAATTTTGATGGTCAAAAAATGATTGTTAATGTCACCCACAATCAGATATGTATTAGTGTTTTTGACCACTCTAAATTTATTTACCATAACGTTTTCAATTATAAGAATGCACATGACTGTATCTACTATGTATTGTTTACTTGCGAACAAGTCGAATTAAATCCAGAGAATATAGTTCTTGAATTCATGGGTGATATTTCAAAAGATGATGAAATATTTACTTTAGCATACACCTACGTTAGAACAATAGAATTTAGCCAACGAAAAGTAAGTGTAAGCCAAAATATTGAAAAAATAAATTCTCATAATTTTTATTCTTTAATACATCAGCACTTGTGCGAATAATTGGCGGAAAATATAAAGGCAAATCAATTATTGCCCCAAAAAATTTGCCCGTAAGACCTACAACAGATTTTGCAAAGGAAAGTTTATTCAACATTATTAGAAATCAAATTGATTACGATTCTATTAAACTTCTCGAACTCTTTGCTGGAACAGGCAATATTGGATACGAATTTGCTTCAAGAGGGTGTATGCACATAACATCTGTAGATTTAAACTTTAACTGCATTAGGTTTATTAAAAAAGTAAATAGAGAGCTTGATTTAAAAAATACGGTAATTCGTTCTGACGCTTTTCGCTTCATAAAATCATGTAAAAACCAATTCAATTTTATTTTTGCCGACCCTCCTTACAATCTAGATAACATCGGAGAACTTCCTGACTATATTTTCAATAATGATATTTTAGAAAAAGACGGTATACTTGTAATAGAACACGATAATAATACTGATTTTAGTGAATCACCTTATTTCAAAAATGTTCGACAGTATGGTCGAGTAATGTTTAGTTTTTTTAACTTTAACGCATGAGTAAGAAAATCGCTGTTTTCCCAGGTTCTTTTTCCCCTTTCACAAAAGGGCATGAATCCATTGTCCTAAGGGCATTACCTTTATTTGATGAAATAATTATAAGTATCGGAATTAATTCTGCTAAAAATGATTATTTTTCTATTGACGAAAGGGTTCAATGGGCAGAAAGCGTATTCAAAAACTACGATAATATTAAAGTAGAACGCTATGAAGGGCTAACGATTGATCATTGTTTAAAGATGGGAGCTAAATATATACTTAGAGGTCTACGTAATTCCCACGACTTTAAATATGAAAAAGGGATTGCTCAGATGAATCATTCAATGGAAAATGGCATTGAAACTATCTTTATAATTACTGAACCCAAATACTCTCACATAAGTTCAACAATTGTTAGAGACATTATTAAAAACGGCGGTGACGTTAGTCAATTTTTACCTAAAGATATATCACTTTAAGCCATTATAGCTTTCAAAAACTCGCTTAATATTTTCAAATGTATTTTTTAAGTAAGTCGAAATATCGCCTTTATTTACCCATTTTACTTCATCGATTCCTTCTTCAATTTGAGGCAATAAACCACTGTTTTGTGAAGAGCTCATCAAATACCAATGTGTTTCTTTTAAAATAGCTTGACCATTTTGTTCATAAGTGTGGTATGTATTTGTGAGCTTAGTCATAATTTCTAAATCATTAAGACCACATTCTTCTTGAACTTCTCTTCTTGCACAAACATCAATACTCTCTCCTTCTTCTAGTTTACCCTTAGGCAAATCCCATTTCCCATTCCTGTAAATCATAAGTATCTTCTGATCATTGACAACCAATCCGCCAGCTGCAATGATTGTTTCAAAGTTCGACTTGAAAGTCTTCCAGATTAACTCATAATTATCAGCATACACACAAAATTTCAAAGGTTTTTTAACGTTGATATGCTTAAACAATTTAGGCCAAGAGAATGAGTCGTCAAAATGAAATGAATAGTCCATCTCTTTTTCTTGATAATTAGAGATAACTAAAGAGTGATGATTTATAAAAACTTCATACATTAGCACCATGATTTTGGATACAGAAACAGCCAAGCAAGTTGCAAAATCCTTATTGCAAATCAAAGCTATAATTTTAAACCCAAGTGACCCTTTCGTTTGGGCTTCTGGATGGAAATCACCAATATATTGTGACAACCGAATTACACTATCTCATTCGGAGGTAAGAACGTTTATTAGGCAACATTTAGTCGAAGGAATACTTTCAAAGTATGGCAAGCCTGACGTTATTGCTGGTGTAGCTACAGGCGCTATTGCACATGGCGTTCTTGTTGCTCAAGAATTAGGTCTTCCATTTGTTTATGTAAGAGCTTCTGCAAAAGAACACGGCAGACAAAACCTTATAGAAGGTAAGATTGAAAGTGGACAGTCTGTAGTTGTAATTGAAGACTTAATTAGTAGTGGAAAAAGCAGTCTTGCAGCTGTCAAAGCTTTAGAAGATGGCGGCTTTAAAGTAAATGGCATGGGAGCTATATTCAGTTACGGATTTCAGGAAGCTGAGCAAAACTTCAAAAACGCCAATTGCGAACTTTTTACTTTAGGAAATTACGAAACACTCATAAGTCAAGCCCTTGAAACTAAGTATATTTCTAATGATGAAGTTAAACTATTAAAAGAATGGAGAGAAAGCCCTTCAACTTGGAAAAAATAAATGAGCGAAATCAAAAGTCAAACCGTTGAAATAAATAAATCTGAAGAAGAAATCTTCAATTTTATTAGTGATTTCACAAATTTCAGCACCTTATTCCCTCCTCAAGTAAAGGATTTAAAAATTACAAGAGATAGCTGTTCTTTTTCAATAGATGGTATGCCAAATGTTAGTCTTAGAATTACAGAACGTACGCCGTTTAGTTGTGTAATTATGAGTGCAGAAGATGGCAAGCTGCCGTTTGAACTAAAATGTTGTTTGGAAAAGGTAAATGAAGAAAAATGCCAGGCACAATTTCATTTTAATGCTGAACTGAATATGATGATGAAAATGATGGTTGAAAAACCGCTTACTAATTTTCTGAACTTATTGGCAGAAAAATTAAAAGAGATTAAAGCTTAACTCTCCAACAGAATACGCCTTTTCCATCCCTTCCTCAATAAGCACTAAACGTCCAAAATCATCAACCTCTTTTAC from Flavobacteriales bacterium harbors:
- a CDS encoding T9SS type A sorting domain-containing protein, translating into ELESSNAGALSFFKVKIKETSLAELDPKTPELSNFTEVYNSNCTFNSGANKIIFSSPFVWNGTDNLIIEFSFTNSEPTNSIQLSAENASNNGLIANNGYAVDLSNNASIEVPVDAISSISDEITISFWVFGYPELLPSNTWTVDAIKTDGVRAFNVHLPWSDSNVYFDCGSENSDFDRIYKSANVDELEGQWNHWAFTKNTNSGEMKIYLNGSLWHSGTGKTKPIDISSMKIKGYKGIMDEVRIWDKELSQTEISEWKSISLNNSHPNYSNLVAYYKMDEGSDTLLNDLSTNNLVANSSSPYFWKKTRGKSLSRFFKSSSKRPKLTLFRGDYTLNVNSTTVTDSVLIEPHLVQEYNINPNPGTLEDDEVNTVFENSYWGLESKTFNGETGQEISSTSVNSEGTITINQLEYYRRWPAKIEIMSFVTPYGLGLNLGPTGKTWTFDMTDFLPVFNGKKRMTMERGGQWMEDMDIKFLFILGTPPRDVIGFNQLWRPVSRSYSSLESDRYFAPRDIKLNTNAKYYKIRSAITGHGQEGEFIPRQHYININGGATEFNWQVWKECAENPIYPQGGTWIYDRAGWCPGAPTDVKHYDITELVGNNSTVSIDYGVLNASGTSNYIINNQLITYGEINHDLDASVVEVREPSNRVEFSRYNSICHTPKVVIKNTGKTTLTTLVIKYWINNATSPQSYNWTGSLDFNETETVSLPSPLSLWLTVNPSNNVFHVEVSSPNGSADEYEHNNLYHSEFEIPDVLPEEIVIYFKTNNVGSESSYKIIDNEGNSVFSRSGLGNNTTYRDTIQLEYGCYTFRVDDSDDDGIDFWANNNGVGACRIFKPGSGLIKNFDGDFGDNINFNFTVGSPLKYEDFYETSRLSIYPNPANDIFFVEGEEVENAEINILDSQGREVNLSHSTSKNKLSYDSGKLPNGIYLIQIIGDKINETKRLIID
- a CDS encoding orotate phosphoribosyltransferase; translated protein: MILDTETAKQVAKSLLQIKAIILNPSDPFVWASGWKSPIYCDNRITLSHSEVRTFIRQHLVEGILSKYGKPDVIAGVATGAIAHGVLVAQELGLPFVYVRASAKEHGRQNLIEGKIESGQSVVVIEDLISSGKSSLAAVKALEDGGFKVNGMGAIFSYGFQEAEQNFKNANCELFTLGNYETLISQALETKYISNDEVKLLKEWRESPSTWKK
- the coaD gene encoding pantetheine-phosphate adenylyltransferase, translating into MSKKIAVFPGSFSPFTKGHESIVLRALPLFDEIIISIGINSAKNDYFSIDERVQWAESVFKNYDNIKVERYEGLTIDHCLKMGAKYILRGLRNSHDFKYEKGIAQMNHSMENGIETIFIITEPKYSHISSTIVRDIIKNGGDVSQFLPKDISL
- a CDS encoding AAA family ATPase, producing MNTNKLQQLLVKNFKHDLTTQQSEVVNQLSEFVEESSSNSLFLLKGYAGTGKTTLISSLINSLWSVGKKVVLLAPTGRAAKVLSTYSKKSAFTIHKKIYWIRTNSQGNSYVALQENKHTNTIFIVDEASMIPDVNDKGFSGRVLLDDLIDYVYSGLMCKLIFVGDTAQLPPVHLDISPALDHNLLGVKYRKDVYSAELTQVVRQKSSSLVLKNATDLRNTITKDETSYPKISCDDDVLRLDVGMDIQDALEDAYSTSGVEGTVVICRSNKRANLYNQQIRLRIRGHEEEISSGDFLMVVRNNYFWLPEGSKAGFIANGDTIEVMRIYEINELYNRRFARISARLVDYPDEDYIECVVMLDTLTSESPAMTYEEYKALYDEVSKDYNDIPQKAKRNKEIKLNPFFNALQVKFAYAITCHKSQGGQWENVFVEQGYFIDDMLNKEYFRWLYTAMTRTTKRLFLINFKKDFFN
- a CDS encoding 1-acyl-sn-glycerol-3-phosphate acyltransferase yields the protein MKKVISHAILKIMGWKIVGDIPSVKKYVIILAPHTSNWDFIIGRCFGYILGIEAKFLGKSQLFKFPYGWIFTLMGGIPVDRSRHNNLVSFAIDLFNKSDELVLGLAPEGSRSKVDAWKLGFYHIAVGANIPIAISYLDYKNKEAGVKTMFLPEGEIEKDLKSIEDIYKNVHAKHPKKYNSKIF
- a CDS encoding NUDIX domain-containing protein, with product MYEVFINHHSLVISNYQEKEMDYSFHFDDSFSWPKLFKHINVKKPLKFCVYADNYELIWKTFKSNFETIIAAGGLVVNDQKILMIYRNGKWDLPKGKLEEGESIDVCARREVQEECGLNDLEIMTKLTNTYHTYEQNGQAILKETHWYLMSSSQNSGLLPQIEEGIDEVKWVNKGDISTYLKNTFENIKRVFESYNGLK
- a CDS encoding DUF3822 family protein, which gives rise to MKKPLELDQCQMRLSTEIGVNNPAFSSFDLKALELHSLPQECHISIQIGLNGLSYCIRNDKEILGIESYEQSLSQIEKIFKENNWLSKRYVSSIISITTKKSTLVPSTIFSNEYRKDLLKLNHRKIEELDILTDEISILDSHCVYGISKAEQDIITTHLPSSKVKHFSSRYIPHLLSENKNFDGQKMIVNVTHNQICISVFDHSKFIYHNVFNYKNAHDCIYYVLFTCEQVELNPENIVLEFMGDISKDDEIFTLAYTYVRTIEFSQRKVSVSQNIEKINSHNFYSLIHQHLCE
- the rsmD gene encoding 16S rRNA (guanine(966)-N(2))-methyltransferase RsmD, translating into MRIIGGKYKGKSIIAPKNLPVRPTTDFAKESLFNIIRNQIDYDSIKLLELFAGTGNIGYEFASRGCMHITSVDLNFNCIRFIKKVNRELDLKNTVIRSDAFRFIKSCKNQFNFIFADPPYNLDNIGELPDYIFNNDILEKDGILVIEHDNNTDFSESPYFKNVRQYGRVMFSFFNFNA